TGGAAACGCTCTCTGCCGCGAACAAAAGCATCAACCGTGCCATGATGTTGTCTTAGCCATTGCGAGAGGTTGCGTGTCCAGACAAGACGCCGCGCTGGTGTCGATTGACCCCTGCCTGCGGCTACTGAAGGATCGGCGAAGGGCTGGCTGGCGGATCCAGCAGCCGCGACCGGGCGAAGGATGCGCTCGGGCGCTAGGCCAGGGCGGAGAGCAGGGCCGCGGTGGCGGCGGCGGGATCCGGGGCGTCGAGGATCGCGCGCTGGACGGCCACGCCATGGGCGCCAGCGGCGCGCAAGGTCGGCGCCGTCGCCGCGTCGATGCCACCGATGGCGTAGATCGGCGTGGCCACGGCCGCATGCACGGCCGCGACGAGTTTCAGGCCGGCGCCGGGGTGGCCGGGCTTGCTCGGCGTGGGAAAGATCGTCCCGAGCACGACGAAGTGCGCACCCGCGCAGGCGGCCTCCTGCGCCGCCTCCACGCCATGCACGGCCCGGCCCCACCGCGCGGCTGGCGGCCAGTCCACCGGCAGGGCAGCGCGCTCGGGCAGGTGCAGCCCGCTGCCCAGCTCCCGCGCGAGCGCCGGATCGTCGTTGATCAAGAGCTCGAGCGCGGGAAAGCGCTCGCGCAGCGTCTGCGCCGCCCGTCGTCGCTCGTCGCCCGGCAGCTCCCGGCCCCGGAGCTGCAGGAGGCGCAGGCCGGCGTCGACGGCGGCGCCGATCACGGCAAAGGGTCGCGTCGGGCCCCCCCAATCGGCGTGCAGGGGGGGCGCGGCGACGGGGCTCCAGACCAGCATCAGCCGCGGCAAGGCGCGCCCCGGGAGGGGCGAGGCGGCGCTATCAGCGTTGCTTGCAACCATCGTCTACTCCGCCTTCCCGCCGAGCCGACCCTCGCGCGCGGTGCTGGCCTCGGCATAGAAGCGGCGGGGCATGCGGCCGGCGAGGAGCGCGTCACGACCGGCG
This genomic stretch from Pseudomonadota bacterium harbors:
- a CDS encoding thiamine phosphate synthase: MVASNADSAASPLPGRALPRLMLVWSPVAAPPLHADWGGPTRPFAVIGAAVDAGLRLLQLRGRELPGDERRRAAQTLRERFPALELLINDDPALARELGSGLHLPERAALPVDWPPAARWGRAVHGVEAAQEAACAGAHFVVLGTIFPTPSKPGHPGAGLKLVAAVHAAVATPIYAIGGIDAATAPTLRAAGAHGVAVQRAILDAPDPAAATAALLSALA